A genomic window from Phoenix dactylifera cultivar Barhee BC4 unplaced genomic scaffold, palm_55x_up_171113_PBpolish2nd_filt_p 000007F, whole genome shotgun sequence includes:
- the LOC120104520 gene encoding remorin 4.1-like → MLNDQRPQTGEEVDTAAADETEFRDIHELPPSSEPSSSRGRRRESWEASSHRWSTLSVGSDVPSEHLSTMSREFNAMVVAGSTMQNDSNASNGNHDGLNLARIGEEELEETNPLAIVPDNNPIPSPTHAPPADSPAPVEELSVQQVKKEEVESKISAWQTSEIAKISNRLKREDMIINGWESEQIEKATAWLKKVERKLDEKRAKAIEKMQNDLARAHRKAEEKRASSEAKRGTKVAKVLDLANLMRAVGRAPSKRSLF, encoded by the exons ATGTTGAATGATCAAAGGCCTCAAACAGGAGAAGAAGTAGAcaccgccgccgccgacgaGACCGAATTCCGCGACATCCACGAGCTACCTCCGTCCTCCGAGCCCTCGTCGAGCCGCGGTCGGAGGAGGGAGTCGTGGGAGGCCAGCAGCCACCGCTGGTCGACGCTCTCCGTGGGGAGCGACGTCCCCAGCGAGCACCTCTCGACTATGAGCAGAGAGTTCAACGCCATGGTCGTCGCCGGATCCACCATGCAGAACGACAGCAACGCCAGCAACGGCAACCACGACGGGCTGAACCTTGCGAGGATCGGAGAGGAGGAGCTTGAGGAGACGAACCCGCTCGCGATCGTCCCGGACAACAATCCCATCCCCTCGCCCACTCATGCACCGCCGGCTGACTCCCCGGCCCCTGTGGAGGAGCTCTCGGTGCAGCAGGTGAAGAAGGAGGAGGTCGAGTCCAAGATATCGGCATGGCAGACCTCCGAGATCGCCAAAATCAGCAACCGGCTCAAGCGGGAGGACATGATCATCAATGGATGGGAAAGCGAGCAGATCGAGAAGGCGACGGCGTGGTTGAAGAAAGTAGAG AGGAAACTGGATGAAAAGAGAGCAAAGGCAATTGAGAAGATGCAGAACGATTTGGCGAGAGCGCACCGGAAGGCGGAAGAGAAGAGGGCGTCGTCGGAGGCAAAGAGGGGGACGAAGGTGGCGAAAGTTTTGGATTTGGCTAATTTGATGAGGGCTGTGGGTAGAGCTCCTTCCAAGCGCTCCTTATTTTAG